The following are from one region of the Salicibibacter kimchii genome:
- a CDS encoding YjcZ family sporulation protein: MYGAGGGFALIVVLFILLIIVGTSFGRGKGFGGAGYW; encoded by the coding sequence ATGTACGGAGCAGGTGGAGGATTTGCGCTAATTGTTGTGCTGTTCATCCTTCTGATTATTGTAGGAACCTCGTTTGGCAGAGGTAAAGGATTCGGCGGTGCTGGTTATTGGTAA
- a CDS encoding catalase — protein sequence MTEKKKINEEEENFSENSKNEQLEAFRSYDNRDKPLTTNQGLKMSEDEFSLKAGERGPTIMDDFHFREKMTHFDNERIPERVVHARGFAAHGEFEVYESMKPFTKAKFLQDPSVKTPVFVRFSTVVGNRGSKDTPRDVRGFATKFYTEEGNYDLVANNMPVFFIQDAIKFPDIVHAIKPEPDNEIPQATAAHDTFWDWVTQNQETTHMIMWLMSDRALPRSFRMMEGFGVNTFRFVNEEGKAYFVKFHWKPVLGVHSLAWEEAEIIGGADPDFNRRDLWDNINMGNPAEFELGVQIIDEKDEFKFDFDVLDGTKLWPEEEVPVKIVGKMTLNRNVDYFFGETEQVAFHPANIVPGIDFSNDPMLQGRLFSYLDTQILRFGSPNHHELPINRPVCPFFNNQRDGFMRQTINKGNVAHHRNAMANNSPSPVSESEGGYAHYQEKVEGHKIRARSDSFKDHFSQAKLFWNSMSEPEKQHIIDAFRFEVGKVKSKDVKQRVVDMFANVDVDMTAAFAETIGCTPPSSGGSTETKQSPALSQANTTKSAQTRKVAIIVADGYDGQKVESMMDSLAAAGVDPRVLSDRLGTIMGVNDSKVEAKHTFQTDASVVFDAVYVDGGKNADAMFERGATKFMRQAFEHFKPIAASNEGLQWLKKQNLADGLGVVQGDNHTDFVQPFIEAIAAHRFWERQLV from the coding sequence GTGACGGAGAAAAAAAAAATCAATGAAGAAGAAGAAAATTTTAGCGAAAACAGCAAGAATGAACAGCTGGAAGCGTTCCGAAGTTATGATAATCGAGACAAGCCATTGACGACCAATCAAGGGCTCAAAATGAGCGAGGATGAATTTTCATTAAAAGCGGGGGAACGCGGCCCGACGATCATGGATGATTTCCATTTCCGAGAGAAAATGACTCATTTTGACAATGAGCGTATCCCGGAACGGGTCGTGCACGCCCGCGGATTTGCCGCCCACGGCGAATTTGAAGTCTACGAATCGATGAAGCCGTTTACGAAAGCAAAGTTTCTGCAGGATCCAAGTGTGAAAACCCCGGTATTTGTAAGGTTTTCCACTGTTGTCGGCAATCGCGGCTCGAAGGACACGCCTCGGGATGTGCGCGGGTTTGCGACGAAATTCTACACAGAAGAAGGAAACTACGATTTGGTCGCGAATAATATGCCGGTATTTTTTATTCAGGACGCGATTAAATTCCCTGATATCGTGCACGCGATTAAGCCGGAACCCGATAATGAAATTCCGCAGGCGACGGCAGCCCATGATACATTTTGGGACTGGGTAACCCAAAACCAGGAAACCACCCATATGATTATGTGGCTCATGAGCGATCGTGCATTGCCGAGAAGTTTTCGTATGATGGAAGGGTTCGGGGTAAATACGTTCCGTTTTGTCAATGAAGAAGGCAAGGCCTATTTCGTAAAATTCCATTGGAAGCCGGTATTGGGGGTTCATTCCCTCGCGTGGGAGGAAGCGGAAATCATCGGCGGGGCAGACCCTGATTTTAATCGTCGTGACTTGTGGGACAACATTAACATGGGCAATCCCGCGGAGTTTGAACTTGGGGTGCAGATCATTGACGAAAAGGACGAGTTCAAATTTGATTTTGATGTCTTGGATGGCACTAAGCTTTGGCCGGAAGAAGAGGTGCCGGTGAAAATCGTTGGAAAAATGACGTTAAACCGCAATGTCGATTACTTTTTCGGAGAGACCGAACAGGTAGCTTTTCATCCGGCAAATATTGTGCCGGGGATTGATTTTTCCAATGATCCAATGCTGCAAGGTCGTTTGTTTTCGTATTTGGATACGCAAATCCTCCGCTTCGGGAGTCCGAATCATCATGAACTGCCGATCAACCGTCCGGTTTGTCCATTCTTTAATAATCAACGCGATGGCTTTATGCGACAGACCATCAATAAAGGAAACGTCGCTCATCACAGAAATGCAATGGCCAACAACTCACCGTCCCCGGTTAGTGAATCTGAAGGGGGATATGCCCACTATCAAGAAAAAGTGGAGGGGCATAAAATTCGCGCGCGCAGCGACAGTTTCAAGGATCATTTTTCGCAAGCGAAATTGTTTTGGAACAGCATGAGCGAACCGGAAAAACAGCATATTATTGATGCATTCCGATTCGAGGTCGGAAAAGTGAAAAGCAAAGATGTGAAACAAAGGGTCGTTGACATGTTTGCGAATGTGGACGTAGATATGACCGCGGCCTTCGCCGAAACGATCGGTTGCACACCGCCATCCTCGGGGGGATCAACGGAAACGAAACAATCGCCGGCGCTCAGCCAGGCGAACACGACGAAAAGTGCGCAGACGCGTAAGGTGGCCATTATTGTTGCTGATGGCTATGACGGACAAAAAGTGGAATCCATGATGGACAGCTTGGCGGCGGCAGGCGTGGACCCAAGGGTTTTAAGCGACAGGCTCGGGACGATCATGGGTGTCAACGATAGTAAAGTTGAGGCCAAGCATACATTTCAAACCGATGCTTCCGTCGTGTTCGATGCCGTCTATGTAGACGGAGGCAAAAATGCCGATGCCATGTTTGAACGAGGCGCAACCAAATTTATGAGGCAGGCCTTTGAGCATTTTAAGCCAATTGCGGCCAGCAATGAGGGCTTACAATGGCTGAAAAAGCAAAACTTAGCCGACGGACTCGGGGTCGTACAAGGGGACAACCATACGGATTTTGTCCAACCGTTCATCGAAGCAATAGCAGCCCATCGATTTTGGGAGCGGCAATTGGTATAG
- a CDS encoding SOS response-associated peptidase — translation MCGRFTLYEQLKNIQERFRTGVSAIEKLTPSFNIAPSQSLLAVINDGERNRLGRLQWGFIPAWSKDITIGAKMINARTETVAEKNSFKQAFQRRRCLIPANGFYEWKTINGKKQPYHIQMKAGGLFAFAGLWEKWTDGEETIFSCTILTTQANDLMSDIHHRMPVILKKEDEAQWLNPNIQDPNTVKQRLIPFESKEMNAYPVSTDVNSPKNNHESLLNSI, via the coding sequence ATGTGCGGCCGTTTTACATTATATGAGCAATTAAAAAACATTCAAGAACGCTTTAGGACTGGTGTCAGTGCGATTGAGAAATTAACGCCTAGCTTTAATATCGCCCCTTCCCAATCGCTACTCGCGGTGATCAATGACGGAGAGCGGAATCGGTTAGGCCGATTGCAATGGGGGTTTATCCCTGCCTGGTCCAAAGATATAACGATCGGCGCTAAAATGATTAACGCGCGCACCGAAACCGTCGCGGAAAAGAACAGCTTTAAACAGGCGTTCCAACGCCGGCGTTGTCTTATCCCGGCAAACGGTTTTTATGAATGGAAAACCATTAACGGAAAAAAACAACCGTACCATATTCAAATGAAAGCGGGAGGCTTATTTGCATTTGCCGGTCTGTGGGAGAAATGGACAGACGGGGAAGAGACTATTTTTTCCTGTACGATTTTAACGACACAAGCGAATGATTTGATGAGCGACATTCACCATCGCATGCCTGTCATCCTTAAAAAGGAGGATGAAGCACAGTGGTTGAATCCAAACATACAAGACCCAAATACAGTCAAACAACGTCTGATCCCCTTTGAATCAAAAGAAATGAACGCCTATCCTGTTTCCACAGATGTCAACAGCCCGAAAAATAATCATGAATCACTGCTTAACTCAATTTGA
- a CDS encoding PrsW family glutamic-type intramembrane protease, giving the protein MQKWYYLVDDGEIIGPFAAEEMIDLYKGEKIHRETYVWNEELEEWLYFRDSSLYNEELEKIAEEQSSENERVQNNQGDREAPASVSFRELFSEVPQKHPKVDEGGFFAGSMSGRDLFEASLPKPWVFSRILFVMILTGIVLFSMAYLFYLPQFLPGILMISAFAVPFAIVVFFWELNVPKTLRLFDLGHTFFVGSLIILVFMQILYRWFPLGEGGVPGAVLIAILMALGKLAIISAFLFRWNTRYYLNGLLIGATVGAAFAVFETTGHALHSYASGGYGEILDTLLLHGWSAVGSHPIWGAIIGGALVFVKGNESLGKEHFIHPDFLKLFAVVMVLHAAWNIFLLFDYYALPLIVLSVIAWVFIFRGIQQGLGEIKPSGSQTRGM; this is encoded by the coding sequence ATGCAAAAGTGGTATTATTTAGTTGATGATGGAGAAATCATTGGCCCATTCGCTGCCGAGGAAATGATTGACCTATATAAAGGAGAAAAAATTCATCGTGAAACGTACGTCTGGAACGAAGAACTGGAGGAATGGCTTTATTTTCGTGATTCGTCCCTTTATAACGAGGAATTAGAAAAAATCGCGGAGGAACAAAGTTCCGAAAACGAAAGGGTACAAAACAATCAAGGGGACAGGGAAGCACCAGCAAGCGTTTCATTTCGGGAGCTGTTCTCTGAAGTCCCCCAAAAGCATCCAAAAGTGGACGAGGGAGGTTTCTTTGCCGGAAGCATGTCCGGACGGGATTTATTCGAAGCTTCCTTGCCCAAACCATGGGTTTTTTCCCGCATCTTGTTTGTCATGATTCTCACGGGTATCGTTCTATTTTCCATGGCCTATCTATTTTATCTCCCACAGTTTTTACCGGGGATTCTGATGATCAGCGCTTTTGCTGTTCCTTTTGCGATCGTCGTCTTTTTTTGGGAATTGAACGTCCCGAAGACGCTGCGCCTTTTCGATTTGGGGCACACATTTTTTGTTGGCAGCCTCATCATATTAGTTTTCATGCAAATCCTGTATCGTTGGTTTCCATTGGGAGAAGGGGGTGTACCCGGGGCTGTTTTGATCGCGATCCTCATGGCACTGGGAAAATTAGCGATTATCAGTGCATTTCTTTTTCGATGGAACACACGCTATTATTTGAACGGCTTGTTGATCGGTGCCACCGTCGGCGCTGCATTTGCCGTTTTTGAAACGACGGGTCACGCGTTGCACTCGTATGCCTCCGGAGGGTATGGCGAGATTTTGGACACACTGCTCCTGCACGGATGGTCAGCAGTCGGCTCCCACCCCATTTGGGGAGCCATTATCGGCGGAGCGCTTGTTTTCGTGAAAGGGAACGAATCGCTTGGAAAAGAACACTTCATCCACCCGGACTTTTTAAAATTATTCGCAGTCGTGATGGTGTTGCACGCGGCTTGGAACATTTTTCTGCTTTTCGATTATTATGCTTTGCCATTGATTGTTTTAAGTGTCATTGCCTGGGTGTTTATTTTCCGGGGTATTCAACAAGGTCTGGGAGAAATCAAGCCCTCAGGCTCCCAAACGAGAGGGATGTGA
- a CDS encoding putative glycoside hydrolase, translating into MSKNVIVALLAGAVAFGGYHYPIVAEENEEEQENGEEEAEEEEAEEALFEVNDDDLLVLPRLIPDRFTYDSGIDIEYPEDGVKGIFATAHSMGGERADELFDLVDDTALNSMVVDVKDDDGYVTYDTGSDDERIQANTNEFIHDVDGMLERFEESQTYPIARLVVFKDTELANEQPELSFLENGNVWSNNRGESFVNPFSKEVWEYNVEVAKEAARAGFKEIQFDYVRFPEGFENRDDTLEYTEGDYAESEEDNIQNRVAAVTDFVEYAREELRPYGVKVSADIFGYAATVEETPGIGQNFSEISENVDIISSMIYPSHWTPHFGIEQPDLEPYHIVDEYAQLENEILDDLDEPPISRPWLQDFTASYLADGDWMEYGAEEVEAQIQALYDNDIYEFLLWDAANDYSEGADYELDADQDIVGEDN; encoded by the coding sequence ATGAGCAAGAACGTAATCGTCGCTTTATTGGCCGGAGCTGTTGCTTTTGGTGGCTATCATTATCCAATTGTCGCGGAAGAAAATGAGGAAGAACAAGAAAATGGCGAGGAAGAAGCAGAGGAAGAGGAAGCAGAAGAAGCATTATTTGAGGTGAACGACGATGACTTGCTCGTGCTTCCACGCTTGATTCCCGACCGTTTCACCTATGATAGCGGCATTGATATTGAATATCCGGAAGACGGTGTGAAGGGAATTTTTGCAACCGCGCATTCCATGGGTGGGGAGCGAGCCGATGAGCTTTTTGACCTCGTCGATGATACGGCTTTAAACAGCATGGTCGTCGATGTGAAAGATGACGATGGATATGTGACATACGATACAGGTTCAGATGATGAGAGAATTCAGGCGAATACGAATGAATTCATCCATGATGTAGACGGAATGCTGGAACGTTTTGAGGAAAGCCAAACCTACCCAATTGCCCGGTTGGTCGTTTTCAAAGATACAGAGTTAGCAAACGAACAACCGGAGCTGTCTTTTCTGGAGAACGGCAACGTGTGGTCGAACAATCGCGGGGAATCGTTTGTAAACCCGTTTTCAAAAGAGGTATGGGAATATAATGTGGAAGTGGCAAAAGAAGCGGCAAGAGCTGGATTTAAAGAAATTCAGTTTGATTATGTACGGTTCCCGGAAGGGTTTGAAAACCGCGATGATACACTTGAATATACGGAAGGGGATTACGCCGAATCCGAAGAGGATAATATCCAAAATCGCGTGGCTGCCGTTACTGACTTTGTGGAATATGCGCGCGAAGAATTACGGCCGTACGGCGTAAAAGTTTCCGCCGACATCTTCGGGTACGCGGCAACGGTTGAAGAAACCCCGGGGATTGGACAGAACTTCAGTGAAATCTCCGAAAATGTCGATATCATTTCATCGATGATTTATCCAAGTCATTGGACGCCGCATTTTGGCATCGAGCAACCTGATCTTGAACCTTATCATATTGTGGATGAATATGCGCAGTTGGAAAATGAAATTCTGGATGATTTGGACGAACCACCAATTTCGAGGCCTTGGCTTCAGGACTTTACCGCTTCCTACTTAGCGGATGGCGACTGGATGGAATATGGTGCCGAAGAAGTGGAAGCCCAAATCCAAGCGCTTTATGATAACGATATCTACGAGTTTCTCCTTTGGGACGCGGCAAATGACTATTCCGAAGGCGCGGATTACGAACTTGATGCAGACCAGGATATTGTTGGAGAAGATAATTAG
- a CDS encoding YusW family protein, translating to MQWKKMTTLGLAVFLSACGTADDQNGGDGGNGDMNGNGNGDAMEENGDMNGNGEANGNAGNGDMTEDLSNDMVTDDANMENEMDDMNGENGGGDDETALDKGVRELEMEIQFTDDTEWEFEYETENDEVDAEVEKDDDASEGNEAREEIEEILENLQLDNQQGDEGLAQELISALDLNEDDIYKLEFYIELENVEMYNVEQAY from the coding sequence ATGCAGTGGAAAAAAATGACGACCCTTGGCCTCGCGGTTTTCCTTTCGGCTTGTGGAACTGCTGATGATCAAAACGGGGGCGACGGGGGTAACGGAGATATGAACGGAAATGGTAATGGTGATGCGATGGAAGAAAACGGGGATATGAACGGGAACGGTGAAGCGAACGGCAATGCTGGCAACGGGGACATGACCGAGGATTTGAGCAATGATATGGTTACCGATGACGCGAACATGGAAAATGAGATGGATGATATGAATGGGGAAAATGGCGGTGGCGACGACGAAACGGCCCTAGACAAAGGGGTACGTGAATTGGAAATGGAGATCCAATTTACGGATGACACCGAGTGGGAGTTCGAGTATGAAACGGAGAACGATGAAGTGGACGCCGAGGTAGAAAAAGACGATGATGCGAGCGAAGGAAATGAAGCGAGAGAAGAAATCGAAGAGATACTCGAAAACCTGCAGCTTGATAACCAACAGGGGGACGAGGGGCTGGCTCAGGAGTTGATTTCCGCGCTGGATCTTAATGAAGATGATATTTACAAGCTGGAATTCTACATTGAACTAGAGAATGTTGAGATGTACAATGTGGAACAAGCGTATTAG
- a CDS encoding BCCT family transporter, with amino-acid sequence MKKNNKLTVVFWVALFLAAVFIIWGSFLPDNVDAVLGAIDGFIANNFGWFYLLATTGFVIFAIFLVVGPYGRIKLGKPDEKPEYSYFTWFAFLFTAGMGVGLVFFGVAEPLTHYYSPPNADGGTVPAAEESLQYTLFHWGFHPWATYAVVALTLAYFKFRHQAPALISSAFTPLIGDRAKGGLGHSIDVLAVFATIFGIATSLGLGATQITAGLSFTFDGFENNILTQLLVIFIVTILFLLSASTGINRGIRYLSWANIVVAIGLMVFVFILGSTVQMLDSFMTTMGNYIQNLPSMTFSMNAFTGEREFLNAWTLFYWAWWIGWSPFVGTFIARVSRGRTIREFVLGVTAVPVIFSAIWFAIFGVAGIEADNASGGALYELVTSEGEEVALFAFLETMPMDVIVIGLAVLLISSFFITSADSATFVLGMLTTGGRLNPTVNVKVIWGLILSGTAAVLLFSGGLQALEMAMLIAAFPFAVVVILMGISLIKALSSEYDILRLESKQREFEPDYQEESRRELEEKREEFEKSLPDEDVEIEGEEKQ; translated from the coding sequence ATGAAAAAAAACAATAAGTTAACCGTTGTTTTTTGGGTAGCATTGTTCCTTGCTGCTGTTTTCATTATATGGGGCAGCTTTTTGCCCGACAATGTTGATGCCGTATTAGGAGCCATTGATGGTTTTATAGCTAATAATTTTGGATGGTTTTACCTATTGGCTACGACCGGTTTCGTGATATTCGCTATCTTTTTGGTAGTTGGTCCCTATGGGAGGATTAAACTAGGGAAACCGGATGAGAAGCCAGAATATAGTTATTTTACATGGTTCGCCTTTCTATTTACCGCCGGAATGGGGGTCGGATTGGTCTTCTTCGGGGTGGCTGAACCGCTGACGCATTATTATTCCCCGCCAAATGCGGATGGGGGAACTGTGCCTGCTGCGGAAGAATCACTTCAATACACGCTGTTCCACTGGGGCTTTCATCCTTGGGCTACATATGCAGTTGTTGCGCTAACTCTTGCTTACTTTAAATTTAGGCATCAGGCGCCGGCGCTGATCAGTTCCGCTTTCACCCCGCTAATCGGGGATCGAGCCAAAGGCGGACTCGGACATAGCATCGATGTGTTGGCTGTATTCGCCACCATATTTGGGATCGCCACGTCACTCGGCCTGGGCGCGACACAGATTACCGCAGGTTTGAGCTTTACTTTTGACGGTTTTGAAAACAATATTTTAACGCAGTTACTTGTTATTTTTATCGTGACCATTTTGTTTCTTCTATCAGCGAGTACCGGTATCAATCGCGGGATTCGCTATTTAAGCTGGGCGAATATCGTTGTTGCGATTGGATTGATGGTGTTCGTTTTCATTCTCGGGTCAACGGTTCAGATGCTCGACTCGTTTATGACCACGATGGGGAATTATATACAAAATCTACCATCCATGACATTTAGCATGAATGCCTTTACCGGCGAGCGAGAATTTCTTAATGCTTGGACCCTCTTTTATTGGGCTTGGTGGATTGGCTGGTCTCCGTTTGTGGGGACATTTATTGCTCGTGTATCACGCGGAAGGACGATTCGAGAATTTGTGCTCGGAGTAACGGCAGTTCCCGTTATATTCAGTGCGATTTGGTTTGCGATCTTCGGTGTCGCGGGCATTGAAGCGGATAATGCCAGCGGAGGTGCCTTATATGAATTGGTAACGTCTGAAGGTGAGGAAGTCGCCTTATTTGCCTTCCTTGAAACGATGCCAATGGATGTCATCGTGATCGGACTTGCGGTACTGCTCATTTCCTCGTTCTTTATAACGTCTGCCGATTCAGCCACATTTGTGCTCGGCATGCTGACAACCGGGGGAAGATTAAATCCGACTGTAAACGTGAAAGTGATCTGGGGATTGATCCTTTCCGGTACGGCAGCAGTGCTATTGTTCTCCGGTGGTTTACAGGCATTGGAAATGGCGATGCTGATCGCCGCCTTCCCATTCGCTGTTGTCGTCATACTGATGGGAATTTCACTTATAAAAGCGTTAAGCAGCGAATATGACATTTTACGCCTGGAGAGCAAACAACGCGAGTTTGAACCCGATTATCAAGAAGAATCTAGACGTGAACTGGAGGAAAAACGCGAGGAGTTCGAAAAATCGCTGCCTGATGAAGATGTTGAGATTGAAGGAGAAGAAAAACAATAA
- a CDS encoding YkyA family protein, translating to MKRMVQTAAITLSAGVSLAGCSESVDIEDATSSVAEIENQKDDVIAHINDIVASEEGMQTEFEEDLAENESELFSAREAQVFSSLEERESHLAAINDSSQAMQMENDIIATALEDGDSEELPMDELEQLNEQTASLHNELSEYVETYGSELQSQEEYFIGLGEDSDFEFLADGIETINDSQEDLRQLLENIHDELLATEATLDDIETSEEAST from the coding sequence ATGAAAAGGATGGTCCAAACCGCCGCTATCACGTTAAGTGCCGGTGTTTCGCTTGCAGGTTGCAGTGAATCCGTGGATATCGAAGACGCAACGTCATCGGTGGCTGAAATAGAAAATCAAAAAGATGACGTCATCGCTCACATTAATGATATAGTGGCTTCGGAGGAAGGGATGCAAACGGAATTTGAAGAAGATTTGGCTGAAAATGAGTCTGAACTTTTTTCAGCACGGGAAGCGCAAGTGTTCTCAAGCCTTGAAGAGAGGGAATCCCATTTGGCAGCGATCAACGATTCCTCGCAAGCCATGCAGATGGAAAATGATATCATAGCGACGGCGCTCGAAGATGGAGACAGCGAAGAGCTGCCCATGGACGAGCTGGAACAGCTAAATGAACAAACCGCTTCCCTACATAATGAGTTGAGTGAGTATGTGGAAACGTACGGTTCGGAACTTCAGTCCCAAGAGGAATATTTTATCGGATTAGGCGAGGATAGCGATTTCGAATTTCTCGCTGATGGTATTGAAACCATTAACGATTCCCAGGAAGATCTTCGTCAGCTCCTTGAGAACATTCATGATGAGCTGTTGGCAACTGAGGCCACACTTGATGACATCGAGACATCGGAGGAGGCGAGCACATGA
- a CDS encoding spore coat protein produces the protein MQLAGHEFHELSEMAMSCYNTVSCMSTWMKQAQDPELQQTLTQHFPLHIDDYNMTVEFLQGAAAPDISTFQPDTYTPNLTSYTETPVTPLPPVEMRLTEQQPNDREIASAYLLNQKAAATNYAKGSLECANPELRTFFENAFLNSSHHSYDIWQYMVNKGYYPLAPAPAMDIQKVGAMYPVLKQQTV, from the coding sequence ATGCAATTAGCCGGACATGAATTCCATGAATTAAGCGAAATGGCCATGAGTTGTTACAACACGGTATCATGTATGTCTACCTGGATGAAACAAGCACAGGATCCGGAACTGCAGCAAACGCTTACGCAACATTTTCCTTTGCATATCGATGATTATAATATGACGGTGGAGTTTTTACAAGGCGCCGCTGCGCCCGATATTTCCACGTTTCAACCGGACACGTATACCCCGAATTTAACGAGCTATACGGAAACACCGGTGACTCCGCTTCCGCCGGTGGAAATGCGCTTGACGGAACAACAGCCGAATGATCGAGAAATCGCGAGTGCTTATTTACTCAATCAAAAAGCGGCAGCCACAAATTATGCCAAGGGATCGTTAGAATGCGCGAACCCGGAATTGCGAACGTTTTTCGAGAATGCCTTTTTGAACAGCAGCCATCATTCCTATGATATTTGGCAATACATGGTGAATAAGGGGTACTACCCATTAGCACCAGCCCCGGCGATGGACATTCAAAAGGTTGGGGCGATGTACCCGGTACTAAAACAGCAAACCGTTTAG
- a CDS encoding DUF5316 family protein, with the protein MGRNRDWFLGGLFLCLLIVMFSLLTRDISYIYTISGWISMVGIVLLGFLSGMTIKEEHMNRKKMNRDYQETAKEGSDINVKVFLFLLPHIMVSGILLYIVYF; encoded by the coding sequence TTGGGGAGAAATCGCGATTGGTTTTTGGGCGGATTATTTTTATGTCTGCTTATTGTTATGTTTTCACTACTCACGCGAGATATCAGTTATATTTATACGATTTCCGGTTGGATCTCGATGGTAGGAATCGTTCTCCTGGGTTTCCTAAGTGGGATGACTATCAAGGAAGAACACATGAACAGAAAAAAAATGAATCGGGATTATCAAGAAACGGCGAAGGAAGGCAGTGACATCAATGTAAAAGTGTTTCTTTTCTTGCTTCCGCACATAATGGTTAGCGGGATTTTGTTGTATATTGTTTATTTTTAA
- a CDS encoding YaiI/YqxD family protein, translating into MNIYVDADACPVKDIIIAEARAENIPVILVKSFNHYSLEDQPPGVETIYVDTGADAADYRIMQLADAHDLIVTQDYGLAALGLAKNCTVLHHNGFVYSNKNIEPLLSSRHAQAKMRRSGQKTKGPKLFTDEDRERFRGALREVLES; encoded by the coding sequence ATGAACATTTACGTAGACGCGGATGCGTGTCCGGTTAAAGATATCATCATTGCAGAAGCACGCGCTGAAAATATCCCCGTTATCTTAGTGAAAAGTTTCAATCATTACTCACTGGAAGACCAGCCGCCCGGTGTCGAAACGATCTACGTCGATACCGGGGCAGATGCCGCGGATTATCGTATCATGCAACTCGCCGACGCCCATGATCTTATCGTTACGCAAGATTACGGGCTGGCCGCCCTGGGACTGGCAAAAAATTGCACCGTCCTCCACCATAACGGCTTCGTTTATTCGAATAAAAATATCGAGCCATTATTGAGCAGTCGCCATGCCCAAGCAAAAATGCGAAGAAGCGGCCAAAAAACAAAAGGACCGAAACTGTTCACCGATGAAGATCGCGAACGATTCAGAGGGGCGTTACGGGAAGTGCTGGAGTCGTAG